One stretch of Labrenzia sp. CE80 DNA includes these proteins:
- a CDS encoding ABC transporter ATP-binding protein, whose translation MQLIKRLVLENARQYARRYAIAFVFMALVAASTAASAWIMKDVINEVFINRDQQMIYLIAAAVMIIFTVKGIATYGQTVILSRIGNAIVADCQRRLFARVLEQDLAFHDRMPLGELATRMQHNTAAARSVIDMIVVTLGRDVLTIVGLVTVMIVQDPVLSSFALLVMPPAVIGVSALVKRVRKHAKSQFVSTARILSVVQESALGVRIVKAFGAESRMDEAMTVAVADVEKQANKIASLTARTSPLMETLGGFAVAGVILYGGFSVVQRGQDPGAFFAFITALLLAYDPAKRLARLHVNLNNSLVGVRLMFELIDDDPVLKDSPVAVALEVSGGEIRFDEVHFSYGESAALNGLSLTAAAAQTTALVGASGAGKSTLFSLIERFYDPREGQVLVDGQDISTVRVASLRAKIAFVTQDTFLFDGSLRENIAVGRPDASEEDIIQAAQDANAHEFIMSLPGGYEASAGEGGGNLSGGQRQRIAIARAMLRDAPILLLDEATSALDAESEAKVQTALTRLMEGRTTLVIAHRLSTVRHADQIHVLDKGQLIESGTHASLYAHDGIYRRLCDLQFQEQAKQETP comes from the coding sequence GTGCAGTTGATAAAGCGTTTGGTCTTAGAAAACGCGCGCCAGTATGCGCGGCGTTACGCAATTGCATTTGTCTTCATGGCGCTTGTCGCTGCCTCGACTGCGGCCAGCGCTTGGATCATGAAAGATGTGATCAACGAGGTCTTCATCAACCGCGATCAGCAGATGATTTATCTGATAGCAGCTGCGGTGATGATTATTTTTACCGTCAAGGGCATCGCGACTTATGGGCAGACGGTCATTCTCAGCCGGATCGGCAACGCCATCGTTGCGGACTGCCAGCGCCGGCTGTTCGCGCGTGTTTTGGAACAGGACCTGGCGTTTCACGACCGGATGCCACTTGGCGAGCTGGCCACGCGCATGCAGCACAATACCGCGGCTGCCCGCAGCGTAATCGACATGATTGTGGTGACCCTTGGTCGCGACGTTCTCACGATTGTCGGGCTGGTCACAGTCATGATCGTCCAGGATCCTGTGCTGTCATCCTTTGCTTTGTTGGTGATGCCCCCGGCGGTCATAGGAGTCTCCGCTCTCGTGAAGCGGGTCCGCAAGCATGCCAAGTCCCAGTTCGTGTCGACGGCACGAATCCTTTCTGTGGTTCAGGAGTCGGCGCTCGGCGTGCGGATCGTCAAGGCTTTTGGTGCCGAAAGCCGTATGGACGAGGCGATGACTGTTGCTGTTGCTGATGTTGAAAAGCAGGCTAATAAAATTGCGTCTTTGACGGCCCGCACATCTCCGCTGATGGAGACGCTTGGTGGGTTCGCGGTTGCCGGCGTGATTCTTTATGGCGGATTTTCAGTCGTTCAGCGCGGACAGGATCCGGGCGCCTTCTTTGCTTTCATCACGGCCCTTCTGTTGGCCTATGATCCAGCAAAGCGTTTGGCGCGGCTTCACGTCAATCTCAATAACAGCCTGGTTGGTGTGCGGCTGATGTTTGAGCTGATTGACGATGATCCGGTTCTCAAGGATAGCCCTGTGGCGGTAGCGCTTGAGGTTTCTGGTGGCGAAATTCGGTTCGATGAGGTGCATTTCTCCTATGGTGAGAGCGCGGCTCTCAACGGGCTGAGCCTGACAGCTGCAGCTGCTCAGACAACAGCTCTTGTTGGGGCGTCTGGCGCCGGGAAATCCACGTTATTCAGCCTGATAGAGAGGTTTTATGACCCGAGAGAAGGTCAGGTTCTGGTCGATGGACAGGACATTTCGACAGTCCGCGTTGCCTCATTGAGGGCGAAGATCGCCTTTGTGACCCAGGACACTTTCCTGTTTGACGGGTCACTGCGGGAGAATATCGCTGTTGGACGGCCGGACGCGTCAGAGGAAGACATCATTCAGGCTGCCCAAGACGCCAATGCCCACGAGTTCATCATGTCCCTGCCAGGTGGATATGAGGCTTCTGCGGGCGAAGGCGGTGGAAATCTGTCCGGAGGCCAGCGCCAGCGTATTGCCATTGCACGCGCGATGCTGCGCGATGCCCCAATCCTTCTGCTCGATGAGGCGACCTCTGCCCTGGATGCAGAGTCCGAGGCCAAGGTGCAGACAGCATTGACCCGCCTGATGGAAGGTCGGACCACCTTGGTGATTGCACATCGCCTGTCGACTGTGCGCCATGCCGATCAGATCCACGTCCTTGACAAGGGGCAGCTAATCGAGAGCGGTACACATGCGAGCCTCTATGCTCATGACGGCATCTATCGCCGTCTTTGCGACCTGCAATTTCAGGAGCAGGCGAAGCAGGAAACTCCTTAA
- the aspS gene encoding aspartate--tRNA ligase, with protein MHPYRSHTCGDLRATHVGETTRLSGWVHRVRDHGGLLFIDLRDHYGVTQCVIDPDSKAFKLAETVRSEWCIRIDGDVKKRTDETINPDIGTGEVEIFIRDMEVLGAAKELPLPVFGDLDYPEEVRLKYRYLDLRREKLHNNIMLRSNVVADLRQRMWGIGFNEFQTPIITASSPEGARDFLVPSRLHPGKFYALPQAPQQFKQLIMVSGFDKYFQIAPCFRDEDPRADRSPTDFYQLDLEMSYVTQQDVFDTIEPVLAGCFEKFGGGRPVNRNWPQISYKDAALWYGSDKPDLRNPIKMQVVSEHFEDSGFAIFANLLKQEGTEVRAIPAPTGGSRKFCDRMNKFAQGEGLPGMGYIFWRLVEIPAEAKENAEHPISKIAAAQKKWFTQNFEMNDESGVEFWRQDGVREGQSQQPAGGLYWEAAGPLAKNIGLERTEALRQQLNLGGGDAAFFLGGKPKAFQTVAGKARVIIGEELGLTDLDKFEFAWIVDFPIYEKDEDTGEIDFEHNPFSMPQGGMEALEGDPLEVLGYQYDLACNGHELVSGAIRNHKPEIMYKAFEIAGYGKEEVEKRFGGMVTAFQYGAPPHGGCAAGIDRIVMLLANEANIREVIMFPMNQKAEDLMMNAPSDPQAAQLRELHLRLNLPEN; from the coding sequence ATGCATCCCTACCGTAGTCACACGTGCGGCGACTTGCGCGCAACCCATGTCGGCGAAACCACTCGCCTGTCCGGTTGGGTCCACCGCGTCCGCGATCACGGAGGCCTGCTCTTCATCGATTTGCGTGACCACTACGGTGTCACGCAGTGTGTGATCGATCCTGATTCCAAGGCTTTCAAGCTCGCTGAAACAGTCCGTTCGGAGTGGTGCATTCGCATCGACGGCGATGTGAAAAAGCGCACGGACGAAACCATTAACCCGGACATTGGCACCGGCGAAGTCGAGATCTTCATTCGGGACATGGAAGTGCTTGGCGCGGCGAAAGAGCTGCCGCTGCCGGTCTTTGGCGATCTGGACTATCCTGAAGAAGTCCGTCTGAAGTACCGCTACCTGGATCTGCGGCGCGAGAAGCTACACAACAACATCATGCTGCGCTCCAATGTGGTTGCGGATCTGCGTCAGCGTATGTGGGGCATCGGCTTCAACGAATTCCAGACGCCGATCATCACGGCGTCGTCGCCTGAAGGTGCAAGAGATTTCCTCGTGCCGTCCCGTCTGCATCCAGGCAAGTTTTACGCTCTTCCGCAGGCGCCCCAGCAGTTCAAGCAGCTGATCATGGTGTCGGGCTTCGACAAGTATTTCCAGATCGCGCCCTGCTTCCGAGATGAAGACCCACGGGCCGACCGCTCGCCAACCGACTTCTACCAGCTCGATCTCGAGATGTCCTACGTCACCCAGCAGGATGTTTTCGACACCATCGAGCCCGTGCTGGCTGGTTGTTTCGAAAAATTCGGTGGCGGCCGTCCTGTCAATCGGAACTGGCCGCAAATCTCCTATAAGGATGCGGCGCTCTGGTACGGCAGCGACAAACCGGATCTGCGCAACCCGATCAAGATGCAGGTCGTTTCCGAGCACTTCGAAGATTCCGGCTTTGCGATCTTCGCAAACCTTCTCAAGCAGGAAGGCACGGAAGTGCGTGCGATCCCTGCGCCTACAGGTGGCAGCCGCAAGTTCTGTGACCGCATGAACAAATTCGCCCAGGGCGAAGGCCTTCCGGGAATGGGCTATATCTTCTGGCGCTTGGTCGAAATTCCTGCAGAGGCGAAAGAAAATGCAGAGCATCCGATTTCGAAAATCGCGGCTGCGCAGAAAAAATGGTTCACTCAGAATTTTGAGATGAATGATGAAAGCGGTGTTGAATTCTGGCGCCAAGATGGAGTGCGCGAAGGACAGTCACAACAGCCAGCTGGCGGTTTGTATTGGGAAGCTGCAGGACCTCTGGCCAAGAACATCGGTTTGGAGCGAACTGAAGCACTACGACAGCAATTGAACTTAGGTGGGGGCGACGCAGCCTTCTTCCTCGGCGGCAAGCCGAAGGCCTTCCAGACCGTTGCCGGCAAGGCCCGTGTCATCATCGGAGAAGAGCTGGGTCTCACAGATCTCGACAAGTTCGAGTTCGCCTGGATTGTCGACTTCCCGATCTATGAAAAGGATGAGGACACCGGCGAGATCGATTTCGAGCACAACCCGTTCTCCATGCCTCAGGGCGGGATGGAAGCGCTTGAAGGTGATCCCCTGGAAGTCCTGGGCTACCAGTACGATCTGGCCTGTAACGGTCACGAGCTGGTCTCCGGTGCGATCCGGAACCACAAGCCGGAGATCATGTACAAGGCTTTCGAGATTGCCGGCTATGGCAAGGAAGAAGTTGAAAAGCGCTTCGGCGGCATGGTCACAGCCTTTCAGTATGGTGCGCCCCCCCACGGCGGTTGCGCGGCCGGGATTGACCGGATTGTCATGCTGCTGGCCAATGAGGCGAACATCCGTGAGGTCATCATGTTCCCGATGAACCAAAAGGCTGAAGACCTGATGATGAACGCACCATCGGATCCGCAGGCGGCCCAGCTGCGTGAGCTTCATCTGCGTTTGAACCTGCCTGAAAACTGA